Below is a window of Panthera leo isolate Ple1 chromosome B4, P.leo_Ple1_pat1.1, whole genome shotgun sequence DNA.
ACGAGTCCTGAGCTCAGGTTCTGGctattatatttattctttgtcCTTGAGCAAATATTCTCACTTAGTtgatcctcagtttcttctttagaAAGTCTTAATGCTACCACACAagatttttgtgaagattaatttattattctcaaagtgtggccctcGGGCCAGCAGCATCAGTATTTCTTGAGAACTAAATTATTAGGCCCCATCTTAGAGCTAATAAGTCAGAAAATGTGAAGGTGGGGCCATCAAGCTGTATTTTACAAGCCTCCCAGATGATCCTGATACATGCTAAGGTATGAGAACagttgaagaataaaaatatatgagaaaacattgtaaaacttaaaaaaatgtcaggggatggagaacaaaATCCTACCCTTCTTGGTATAACTTTGTGTAAATATGAAAGTTCCTGGAGTGTGTGCACAACTGTGTGttgtattttgctattttacTCCTAAAGACCTTTGTCTTCAAATTCTCAGGGGAATCCCAAATTCACAAACAGGGATCTATGTGGAAtccgtttatttttttaaaaaaaaaattttttttaacgttttatttatttttgagacagagagagacagagcataaacgggggaggggcagagagagagggagacacagaatgggaagcaggctccaggctctgagccatcagcccagagcccgacgcggggctcgaactcacggaccgcgagatcgtgacctgagccgaagtcggacgtttaaccaactgagccacccaggcgcccctggaatccCTTTAAATTCACTTCCCACATCCAATGTCCACAGGGCTTTTGTTGCCAGTTAAGGGATGCACCTGTAGAAGCACAGAactttcattagaaaaaaaaaaatgtatatattaggtCAATATGGCTGTTGTGCGATCCGGTTCAGTGAAAAAGATTCAGCAATGAACCTTTTTTTATGTTGCATCTTTTGCTTTTGACTACAGGATTAAACAATGTGTCGCATCGCCGTGGAAAAATGTGGCAGCAGCCTTTGTTAAATCCTAGATTATATGCTCAAGTATGCTGTTAGAAaaaccccaaaaagaaaaaaaaaagaaagaaaagaagagaaaaacttgaATAACCGAGCAGTTCCCAGTGGAAAAAATAGTCTATTCTTATAAATAGGATGTTTGTGTGATTATTTGCTTAAAGGAAACAAGTGAATAATAACCAAGTGGTACAACCTTCTGACAATTATCTGTTCTATTTTCCTACAAACGGACTGATTCACACTTTAGGAACGTATTTTCTAAGGTTGTTCAGGAGAAGTCTCCTCACATTCTCTTCCTAATGGGCTTGTGCCAGGATTGAGGATGCATGGGCAGGTGCCAGGCTGGTTCCAATGCCCATGACGTTGTACACTTCTGCACCAGGGTCAAACTGGTCTCAGTGTGATTGTGCAGATGCCAGGTTTGCATTTAGTGTCTCCAGCTTCTTTCTATAACCAAGTGTTTCCTGGGTGACACCTCTGCCTCCAAGACACTCTCACTCATCCCTCTCTCCCTTATCAGAAACTATTTTCAGGAAAGGAGCAATTATTCTACCTTGCCGATTGCCATGAGTCCTGAGAAGTCACCAACTTCCAGGAGCATTTGCTTCTGTTTCTACTGAACAAGGTGTTAAACGGCAGCACTAATTCCTAATGCTTGGTCCGCAGAGCAGCAGGCTCAGCCCCatttgggaacttgttagaaatgaaatctCACTCAAGTCTCATCCCGAATTACTCAATCAGGAACCATGGCATGGAGCCACAAACCTGTACACTCTAAAGTTCGAGAAACCCTGTCATCTAAAGCAGAGTCTTTAAGGTGGTTTCAGGCACCTGTAGTTTTTAGGACCGAGGTGCCTTTCTGATACCTCCTAAATCATATTCCTCCTATTACTATTCATGAGGTCATTTGTACTTGGtacattttcctaaataaatcTACCCAGTGAAGCAGGAATATTGGACTATCCCAGGAGTAAAAGAAGATACATTCAATTTCTCCAATGGGTAATCACCCTTTGTAGAATACTAAGGTCCACCTTTCAGTTTACAAATTGAAGATTAGAACTTCCTTGTCCATTAAGATTGTGTGTGAACAGACAAAACGAAAAtactgaaaattgaaaaaaaatctgagggcATATTGGTTGGTGGCAGATGGTGGGGGGGAAGCCCAACACAGTTACtattctgaaagaaaacatagaataaGTTTAATGACCATGAGCATTTTAATCAAAGACATACCCTGACGAttacttacttttaattttgttatggTCAAGGTGAAGGTGCTGCAGGTGAGCACTGATTCGAGGGACCTTGGTGAGTTGATTGTGAGATAGCTGAAGGTCTAGAATTGAGGATACATCAAAACCACTAGAAGGGAGACCTGCATCTGACAATTTGTTGTGGTTTAGTCGTAGGAAGGCCACTTTAGGaatcacattaaaataattttctggtaTTCCTTCGATAGAATTGTTGTCCAAAAACAGTTGCATTGTATTGGCTGGTAATCTCGGTGGCATATTCCTTAGAGCATTCTTGGCCATGTTTAGCTGCATTAGGTTCTTGAGTCCCTTGAAGGTGTCTCTTTGAAAGGCATTGTCTAGTAGTTTATTGTGCTGCAAGTCAAGAAGGGTCAGGTTCTCCAGATTGCTGAAGGTCCCTTGAGGGATTCTGGACACCTTGTTTCTAGCCAACTGTAATTGTTCTAAACTTCTTGGCAATGGGGAAGGTACCTCCTCTAGCTCATTATCttccagaaataagaaaagcagCTTCTTTAGTTGGCTCAGGGCTCCTTTTTCAATCCCATAGTTggttattttgttcttgtttagaTTTATCCATCTCAGCTGGGTGGCATTCTCGAATGGCTTC
It encodes the following:
- the KERA gene encoding keratocan translates to MATTICFVIWVLFITDTVWTRSVRQVYDVGDPEDWAMHDFDCPRECFCPPSFPTALYCENRGLKEIPPIPSRIWYLYLENNLIETIPEKPFENATQLRWINLNKNKITNYGIEKGALSQLKKLLFLFLEDNELEEVPSPLPRSLEQLQLARNKVSRIPQGTFSNLENLTLLDLQHNKLLDNAFQRDTFKGLKNLMQLNMAKNALRNMPPRLPANTMQLFLDNNSIEGIPENYFNVIPKVAFLRLNHNKLSDAGLPSSGFDVSSILDLQLSHNQLTKVPRISAHLQHLHLDHNKIKNVNVSVICPTILPGEQDSFGYGPHLRYLRLDGNEIKPPIPMDLMTCFRLLQAVII